In the Colletotrichum lupini chromosome 1, complete sequence genome, one interval contains:
- a CDS encoding glycosyl hydrolase family 71, with protein MDNGVQRQRGGTVVALADLSTLISVSITLDIDDLICVSRKLLFAVTMKFTTCLAGLLAAVTQVQAASVFAHFMLINTKNYTLSEFEDDFKIAKDAHIDAFALNMGLTDPNTNSSLETAFVAAKNVGFQLFFSFDYNGGYHGGKPWPKETILDMTEKYFKLDEYFKYADKPLASTFEGTENAEDWIEIKNKTGAFFIPDWSSVSPEDALALGNGVADGLFSWNAWPVGDQDMTDKSDAAYAWALKGKPYMMPVSPWFYTNLPGYNKNWVWRGDDLWYDRWNQVMDVMPAFVQIISWNDYGESHHIGPVRTNAMEAFEVGEAPFNYALDHPHDGWRHFLPYLIDSYKAAVAPSIKDEALMTWYRGSPALSCKDGGTIANAVTHDQETLTAAQVVRDKIFYSALLTSAAEVTVSVGGKAQKGNWTSTPDGGKGVYHGSIPFLGTGDVVITMTKYGTEIAKIDGRKIANECPGGLTNWNAWTGSTNALHVDDPSPSPTQTGGGPQSTASDNDSGASNLSQNGLVYVIFALVSLSVAGVV; from the exons ATGGACAATGGCGTACAGCGCCAGAGAGGCGGTACCGTGGTCGCCCTGGCCG ATCTGTCAACTCTGATTTCCGTGTCGATCACACTTGACATCGACGACTTGATCTGCGTGTCACGCAAGCTCTTGTTCGCCGTGACGATGAAGTTCACCACCTGTCTCGCCGGCCTCCTGGCCGCAGTTACACAAGTACAAGCGGCGTCCGTCTTTGCCCACTTCATG CTCATCAACACCAAGAACTACACTCTCAGCGAGTTCGAAGATGACTTCAAGATCGCAAAGGATGCCCACATCGACGCTTTCGCCCTTAACATGGGCCTGACGGACCCTAACACCAACTCGTCTCTCGAGACTGCCTTCGTCGCCGCCAAGAATGTTGGATTCCAGCTCTTTTTCTCCTTTGACTACAACGGCGGCTACCACGGGGGTAAGCCCTGGCCCAAGGAGACTATTCTGGACATGACAGAGAAGTACTTCAAGCTCGACGAGTATTTCAAGTATGCCGACAAGCCCCTCGCCTCGACCTTTGAGGGCACAGAGAACGCCGAGGATTGGATCGAAATCAAGAACAAGACAGGCGCTTTCTTCATCCCCGACTGGTCCTCCGTGTCTCCCGAGGACGCATTGGCACTAGGAAACGGCGTTGCTGATGGGCTGTTCAGCTGGAACGCGTGGCCAGTCGGTGACCAGGACATGACTGACAAGAGTGACGCTGCGTATGCTTGGGCCCTGAAGGGCAAGCCTTACATGATGCCCGTATCCCCCTGGTTCTATACCAACCTCCCTGGCTACAACAAGAACTGGGTGTGGCGCGGCGATGACCTCTGGTACGATCGCTGGAACCAGGTGATGGATGTGATGCCTGC CTTCGTTCAAATCATCTCCTGGAACGACTACGGCGAATCACACCACATCGGCCCGGTCCGCACCAACGCCATGGAGGCTTTCGAAGTTGGCGAAGCCCCCTTCAACTACGCCCTCGACCATCCCCACGACGGCTGGCGCCACTTCCTCCCCTACCTCATCGACAGCTATAAAGCCGCCGTGGCCCCTTCGATCAAGGACGAAGCCCTTATGACATGGTACCGCGGCTCGCCCGCCCTCTCTTGCAAGGACGGCGGTACCATAGCCAACGCAGTCACACACGACCAAGAGACCCTGACGGCAGCCCAGGTTGTCCGTGATAAGATCTTCTACTCGGCCCTCCTAACGTCTGCAGCAGAGGTCACCGTATCCGTCGGAGGCAAGGCGCAGAAGGGCAACTGGACCTCGACCCCTGATGGCGGCAAGGGGGTGTACCACGGAAGCATTCCCTTCCTGGGCACCGGTGACGTCGTCATCACCATGACCAAGTACGGGACCGAGATCGCCAAGATCGATGGGCGCAAGATTGCAAACGAATGCCCTGGCGGCTTGACCAACTGGAACGCCTGGACGGGCAGCACGAATGCCCTCCATGTCGACGATCCGAGCCCGTCACCCACGCAGACTGGAGGTGGTCCTCAATCCACAGCCAGTGACAACGACTCTGGGGCATCCAACCTCTCGCAGAACGGTTTGGTATACGTTATCTTCGCTCTCGTCAGCTTATCTGTTGCTGGAGTGGTGTGA
- a CDS encoding xaa-Pro aminopeptidase family enzyme: MHWLVSLLSAAAIFCQQAASDPTPKYNPLPPLREQASIQDAWTDERKAGIPALLKKHGVDAWLISQREYAEETVFWSLKPASTFSARRRTTCLFLAKPLGSANSSGGTTTATLPQQPGCIIGWTADVWATLKSQLEAANPATIAVNAHPEIAFASGLHAGEYQAMASGLGGEWTSRMVVKPEIAVEFISAQPASKMPRYRKIMETAWAMIAKGFSEAVVVPGKTTTGDLEWWFREEILAHNFSTWFQPSVSVVDEALPWTMRLETTADEGAGGRIIQYGDMLHVDFGLTAMGLNTDTQHLGYVLRPDETDVPQDLKDGLKKGNKLQDIVRRNIAVGKTGNEMLKASLGEMHAEGIEGRVYSHPIGDWGHSAGPLIGMTNMQEYVSAAGELAAIRSMWFSVELLVEHYVPSRNTTLWFALEEDVYWAGEEEGWQWVYGRQEEFHLVKAAKQQQTSEEL, from the exons ATGCACTGGCTCGTATCACTACTCTCTGCCGCCGCTATATTTTGTCAACAAGCGGCCAGCGATCCAACGCCGAAATATAATCCTCTCCCGCCCCTCCGTGAGCAAGCCAGCATCCAGGATGCCTGGACCGACGAGCGCAAGGCGGGCATCCCCGCCCTCCTCAAGAAACACGGCGTCGACGCCTGGCTG ATAAGCCAACGGGAGTACGCCGAAGAAACAGTCTTTTGGTCCCTCAAACCGGCATCAACCTTCTCCGCCCGGCGCCGCACAACTTGCCTTTTCCTCGCTAAACCCCTCGGCTCCGCCAACTCCTCTGGcggcaccaccaccgccacccTCCCACAGCAACCCGGCTGCATCATAGGCTGGACCGCAGACGTCTGGGCGACGCTCAAATCCCAGCTCGAAGCCGCGAACCCAGCCACCATCGCCGTCAACGCGCACCCGGAAATCGCCTTCGCCAGCGGCCTGCACGCGGGCGAGTATCAGGCCATGGCCTCCGGGCTCGGCGGCGAGTGGACCTCGCGCATGGTCGTCAAGCCCGAGATCGCCGTCGAGTTCATCTCGGCCCAGCCCGCGTCCAAGATGCCGCGGTACAGGAAGATCATGGAGACGGCTTGGGCGATGATTGCCAAGGGATTCAGCGAGGCGGTTGTCGTGCCGGGGAAGACGACGACGGGGGACCTGGAGTGGTGGTTCCGGGAGGAGATCCTGGCGCACAACTTCTCGACGTGGTTTCAGCCGAGTGTGAGCGTCGTCGATGAGGCGCTGCCTTGGACTATGAGGTTGGAGACGACTGCTGATGAAGGTGCGGGAGGCAGGATCATTCAGTATGGGGACATGCTCCATGTTGATTTTGGGTTGACGGCTATGGGGCTGAACACAGATACGCAGCATCTCGGATACGTGCTTCGCCCCGACGAGACTGATGTGCCTCAAGATCTGAAGGACGGCTTAAAGAAGGGTAACAAGCTTCAAGATATCGTGAGGCGAAACATTGCTGTCGGTAAGACGGGTAACGAGATGCTCAAGGCGTCGCTGGGAGAGATGCACGCTGAGGGCATTGAGGGACGGGTCTACTCACACCCAATTGGGGACTGGGGACATTCTGCTGGTCCTCTTATCG GAATGACCAACATGCAAGAGTATGTCTCGGCGGCTGGCGAATTGGCTGCGATCCGTAGTATGTGGTTCAGCGTAGAGCTTCTCGTCGAGCATTACGTACCTTCGAGGAACACGACCCTTTGGTTTGCCCTGGAGGAGGACGTGTACTGGGCTGGCGAGGAAGAGGGATGGCAATGGGTCTACGGCCGACAGGAGGAGTTCCATCTGGTGAAGGCGGCGAAGCAGCAACAGACGTCGGAAGAGTTGTGA
- a CDS encoding chorismate synthase, producing the protein MSTFGNYFKVTTYGESHGKSVGVIVDGVPPGMALTESDIQPQLNRRRPGQSSITTPRNEKDRVVIQSGTEFGVTLGTPIGMLVQNEDQRPKDYGNSTMDMFPRPSHADWTYLEKYGVKASSGGGRSSARETIARVAAGALAEKYLREAYGTEITAFTTSVGNCHLFPPTPEHPSPSTNPAFLSLLNTVDRKTVDQFLPVRCPHEETNEKMINLISDYKARDDSIGGTVTCVIRNPPSALGEPCFDKLEASLAHAMLSIPATKGFEIGSGFGGCEIPGSQHNDAFIKAPESELQADAQRMGIPRSKLTTKTNYSGGIQGGISNGAPIYFRIAFKPPATIGVDQTTATYDGSEEGVLAAKGRHDPCVVPRAIPIVEGMAAIVLLDALMAQHARQMTKSLLPPIKRENGKA; encoded by the exons ATGTCAACGTTCGGCAATTACTTCAAGGTCACGAC CTACGGCGAGTCCCACGGCAAGTCCGTCGGCGTCATTGTCGATGGCGTCCCGCCCGGCATGGCTCTGACCGAGTCCGATATCCAGCCTCAGCTgaaccgccgccgccccggCCAGAGCTCAATTACGACGCCCAGAAACGAGAAGGACCGTGTCGTCATTCAGAGCGGTACCGAGTTCGGTGTCACCCTTGGCACCCCGATTGGCATGCTCGTCCAGAACGAGGATCAGCGTCCCAAGGACTACGGTAACTCTACGATGGACATGTTCCCCCGCCCTTCCCATGCCGATTGGACCTACCTCGAGAAGTACGGCGTCAAGGCCTCCTCCGGCGGTGGTCGCTCCTCCGCCCGCGAGACAATTGCCCGCGTTGCCGCCGGCGCCCTCGCTGAGAAGTACCTCCGCGAAGCCTACGGTACCGAGATCACCGCCTTCACCACCAGCGTCGGCAACTGCCACCTCTTCCCCCCGACCCCCGAGCACCCGAGCCCCTCGACGAACCCCGCCTTCCTCTCGCTCCTCAACACCGTCGACCGCAAGACCGTCGACCAGTTCCTCCCTGTCCGCTGCCCGCACGAGGAGACCAACGAGAAGATGATTAACCTCATCAGCGACTATAAGGCGCGCGACGACAGCATTGGCGGAACCGTCACCTGCGTCATCCGCAACCCACCCTCGGCGCTCGGCGAGCCCTGCTTCGACAAGCTCGAGGCCTCGCTTGCACACGCTATGCTCAGCATCCCCGCCACAAAGGGCTTCGAGATCGGCTCCGGCTTTGGCGGCTGCGAAATTCCGGGCTCCCAGCACAACGACGCCTTCATCAAGGCGCCCGAGTCGGAGCTCCAGGCCGACGCCCAGCGCATGGGTATCCCCCGGTCCAAGTTGACCACCAAGACCAACTACTCTGGCGGTATCCAGGGCGGCATCTCCAACGGTGCGCCCATTTACTTCCGCATCGCCTTCAAGCCCCCCGCGACCATCGGCGTGGACCAGACGACGGCGACCTACGACGGTTCAGAGGAGGGCGTGCTGGCCGCCAAGGGCCGTCACGACCCTTGCGTTGTCCCCCGTGCCATCCCCATCGTTGAGGGTATGGCGGCGATCGTCCTCTTGGATGCGCTCATGGCGCAGCACGCAAGACAGATGACAAAGAGCCTGCTGCCTCCCATTAAGAGGGAGAATGGCAAGGCGTAA
- a CDS encoding lipoyltransferase gives MLPLRSIQGTLFRIRPSIHQTSRQTRFFSALAASPTSKTQVYTSNSRDPYVNLSIEHHLLQMTPSDSTVLFLYTNRPSIVIGRNQNPWLEVNLPLLKSLPPSDAIDLVRRRSGGGTVFHDEGNVNYSVICPPANFDRDTHAEMVVRALRSLGVEGAAVNCRHDIVMTLPPPPSSSGTSDKAPDTTASVEAASCSKPKVNAENTFKISGSAYKLTRLRSLHHGTCLLSSPNLPRIGSFLQSPAEPFIKARGVESVRSRIRNVGITDTSTFEDAVISEFGKMYGDFTVRAELGEKDALGEDKVKKGLKELRSREWTYGQTPLFTFSTHPSEEDTRERPQLPGNPIYPAQPADPVQFNLTFEARHGLVQSFSLSGPSSSLSSQGSAKLSNSMINTQIWEVADWEERLRAEGLDHSEASTVGKWLNSVLANGK, from the exons ATGCTGCCACTACGTAGCATTCAAGGAACTTTGTTCCGCATCAGACCATCAATACACCAAACCTCCCGCCAAACCCGATTCTTCTCTGCCCTCGCCGCCTCACCAACCTCAAAGACCCAAGTCTACACCTCAAACTCTCGCGACCCCTACGTGAACCTCTCCATCGAGCACCACCTCCTTCAAATGACCCCATCTGACTCGACCGTCCTCTTCCTGTACACAAACCGCCCCAGCATCGTCATCGGCCGCAACCAGAACCCGTGGCTCGAGGTCAACCTTCCCCTCCTCAAGTCTCTACCCCCGTCGGATGCCATCGACCTCGTCCGCCGCCGCAGCGGAGGTGGAACGGTCTTCCACGATGAGGGCAATGTAAACTACTCCGTCATCTGCCCGCCTGCAAACTTTGACCGCGACACCCATGCAGAGATGGTCGTACGCGCCCTCCGCTCCCTCGGTGTCGAGGGCGCCGCCGTCAACTGCCGCCATGACATTGTCATGACTCTTCCCCCTCCGCCTTCCTCTTCAGGAACCTCCGACAAAGCACCGGATACCACCGCTTCCGTAGAAGCGGCATCGTGCAGCAAGCCAAAGGTGAACGCGGAAAACACGTTCAAGATCTCCGGCTCGGCGTACAAGCTCACCCGTCTCCGCTCCCTGCACCACGGAACGTGTCTCCTCTCGTCCCCGAACCTGCCGCGCATTGGCAGCTTCCTGCAGTCTCCCGCGGAACCCTTCATCAAGGCCCGCGGCGTCGAGAGTGTGCGCTCACGTATCCGCAACGTGGGCATCACCGACACATCGACGTTCGAGGATGCCGTGATTAGCGAATTTGGAAAAATGTACGGTGACTTCACTGTCCGGGCAGAACTGGGCGAGAAGGATGCGCTCGGAGAGGATAAGGTAAAGAAGGGACTCAAGGAATTACGG TCTCGGGAATGGACGTATGGCCAGACCCCTCTATTCACCTTCTCTACACACCCCTCTGAAGAAGACACGCGGGAACGTCCTCAGCTCCCGGGCAAC CCAATCTACCCAGCACAGCCAGCTGACCCCGTCCAGTTCAACCTCACATTTGAAGCCCGCCACGGCCTCGTCCAAAGCTTCTCTCTGTCCGGACCGTCCTCTAGTCTCTCTAGTCAAGGATCGGCCAAGCTCTCGAATTCCATGATCAACACTCAGATCTGGGAGGTCGCAGACTGGGAAGAGCGTCTCCGCGCGGAGGGTTTGGACCATAGCGAAGCGTCGACCGTGGGAAAGTGGCTGAACTCTGTGCTGGCAAATGGAAAGTAA
- a CDS encoding transcriptional regulator, which translates to MSQEMRKGDREGVIRGFQSLGSDGGQAIAALVQERSDMKELAKTTLAVRVRMCQILGDRS; encoded by the exons ATGAGTCAGGAAATGCGAAAGGGCGATAGAGAGGGAGTGATCCGTGGCTTCCAGAGCCTTGGCTCTGACGGTGGTCAAGCCATTGCTGCCTTGGTTCAGGAGCGAAGCGACATGAAGGAGCTGGCAAAGACAAC TCTTGCTGTTAGGGTCCGAATGTGCCAAATACTCGGAGATAGAAGCTAG
- a CDS encoding transcriptional regulator: protein MFIPSPHAETRISTLQQLIRENPLGVLTTAIPSDAHPLILASHIPFVLDVEDETSDEDLGRLRGHLARQNPQSKAMIEAVQSAGTESTTLDQEVLVLFTAAPHHYVTPKFYTETKPTTAKVVPTWNYAAVQAH, encoded by the coding sequence ATGTTCATCCCATCACCACACGCGGAAACACGTATCAGCACCTTACAACAGCTGATTCGAGAGAACCCCCTCGGTGTCCTCACCACCGCCATTCCATCAGATGCCCATCCTCTCATCCTTGCTAGCCACATCCCCTTTGTCTTGGACGTCGAAGACGAGACGAGTGATGAGGACCTCGGCCGGTTGAGGGGCCACCTAGCCCGCCAAAATCCACAAAGCAAAGCAATGATCGAAGCTGTCCAATCTGCCGGTACTGAATCAACGACACTCGATCAGGAGGTTCTCGTGCTATTCACGGCTGCACCTCATCATTATGTCACACCCAAGTTCTACACCGAGACGAAGCCCACGACTGCCAAAGTTGTCCCCACTTGGAACTACGCCGCTGTCCAGGCACACTGA